The following DNA comes from bacterium.
AAGGCCTGCGCAGCCTACAGCAACAGCAGCTTTAATAAGAGGTTCTACAAATTCTCTCTGCCCCCCGGAAGATGTTCCCATACCTCCCGGAAGTTGAACACTATGCGTTGCGTCAAATATAACAGGATATCCAAGGTGCGCCATTGTAGAAAGCCCGCGAAAGTCAACAACTAGGTTATTATATCCAAAACTAGTTCCTCTTTCTGTCAGCATGATTTTTTCGTTTTTTGTTGAGAGAATTTTATCAACAACATTCTTCATCTCCCACGGAGACATAAACTGTCCCTTTTTCACATTTACCACCTTGCCGGTTTCACCTGCGCTTACCAGTAGATCCGTCTGTCTGCATAAAAACGCCGGTATCTGCATAATGTCCAAAACATCCTTTACTATGGCAACTTCTTCTTTTGAATGAACATCCGAGAGGACAGGGATATTAAACTGCTCCTTTATTCTGGAAAGCACTTTCAAAGCCTTATCTATTCCAATTCCTCTAAAAGAACCAATGGATGATCTATTAGCTTTATCATAAGACGCTTTGTATATGAAAGGAATTCCCAAATCATCTGTTATCTTTAATAGTTCCTCTGCAATCTTAAAAGGAATTTTTCCCTCCTCAATAACACACGGCCCCGCAATCAAAACAATAGGATTTATATTACTTATTTTTATATTATGTACTACTATCTCTTTCATTCAGTATTCTCTCCCTGGATTGTTAGCATTATGCACGAAACCTGTAATAAAAATCAACAATAAAAAACCCGGCAGCTACCTACTCTCCCATTCCGTCACCAGAATAGTACCATCGGCGGTAGAGGGCTTAACTTCCGTATTCGAAATGGGAACGGGTATTTCTCCTCTCCTATCACTACCGGGAATTCTTTAAAAAAATAATTTATGGTCAAGTCTCACGATCTATTAGTACTGGTAAGCTAAATACATCACTGTACTTACACTTCCAGCCTATCAATCCCGTAGTCTACGGGAGATCTTCAGTTCCTCGAACTTCTTCGGGGAAAGGGATATCAAATCTTGAGGGAGGCTTGATGCTTATATGCTTTCAGCATTTATCCTTTCCGAACTCAGCTACTCAGCTATGCCACTGGCGTGACAACTGATACACCGGAGGTTCGTCCGTTCCGGTCCTCTCGTACTAAGAACAGCTCCTCTCAAATATCCTACGCCCACGACAGATAGGGACCGAACTGTCTTACGACGTTCTGAACCCAGCTCGCGTACCGCTTTAATCGGCGAACAGCCGAACCCTTGGGACCTACTTCAGCCCCAGGATGCGATGAGCCGACATCGAGGTGCCAAACCTCCCCGTCGATGTGAACTCTTGGGGGAGATAAGCCTGTTATCCCCGGAGTACCTTTTATCCGATGAGCGACGGCCCTTCCATTCAGAACCGCCGGATCACTAAGCCCTGCTTTCGCACCTGCTCGACTTGTAAGTCTCGCAGTCAGGCTTCCTTTTGCCTTTACACTCTACATACGATTACCGACCGTATTGAGGAAACCTTAGGGCACCTCCGTTACTTTTTAGGAGGTGACCGCCCCAGTCAAACTGCCTACCAGATACTTTCCCCTGTCTTGATTCAAAGAACAAGGTTAGAGTTCTGATATAATCAGGGTGGTATTCCAAGGTCGGCTCAATCCCGACTAGCGCCGAGATATCATAGCCTCCCACCTATCCTCTACAAATCATACTAAAACCCAATATCAAGCTGCAGTAAAGGTTCACGGGGTCTTTCCGTCTTGTCGCGGGAAAATGGCATCTTCACCATTACTACAATTTCACCGAGCCTCTCGTTGAGACAGTGTCCAGATCGTTACACCATTCGTGCAGGTCGGAACTTACCCGACAAGGAATTTCGCTACCTTAGGACCGTTATAGTTACGGCCGCCGTTTACCAGGGCTTCAATCCAGAGCTTCTCCCCCCAATAAATCGGGAAAATAACCCCTTTTCTTAACCTTCTGGCACCGGGCAGGTGTCAGTCCCTATACATCATCTTATGATTTAGCAGAGACCTGTGTTTTTGCTAAACAGTCGCCTGGACCCCTTTACTGTGATTTTTACATGCTCAGTTTGCAAGAAACCTCACCTGTAAAAACACCCCTTCTTCCGAAGTTACGGGGCTAATTTGCAGAGTTCCTTAACGAGAGTTCACTCGAGCGCCTCAGGATCCCCTCCCTGTCCACCTGTGTCGGTTTACGGTACGGATACTTAATTCACTCACTAGAGGCTTTTCTTGACGGTATAGATAGAGCCAGTTCGCCTTCTCCGTAGATCAGACTCCCTAACACTCCTCGAGGTTGCATCCCAACGGATTTACCTATTGAGACCCTCTACAAGCTTGGACACACACTTCCATCCGTGTGCTGGCTTTACTTCCCGTGTCCCCCCTTTGTTCAAACGCAAATTAAATAGCATCTGAATATTAGCAGATTACCCATCGTCTACGTTTTTCAACCTCGACTTAGGACCCGACTAACCCTCCGTTGATTACCATTGCGGAGGAAACCTTG
Coding sequences within:
- the kdsA gene encoding 3-deoxy-8-phosphooctulonate synthase; the protein is MKEIVVHNIKISNINPIVLIAGPCVIEEGKIPFKIAEELLKITDDLGIPFIYKASYDKANRSSIGSFRGIGIDKALKVLSRIKEQFNIPVLSDVHSKEEVAIVKDVLDIMQIPAFLCRQTDLLVSAGETGKVVNVKKGQFMSPWEMKNVVDKILSTKNEKIMLTERGTSFGYNNLVVDFRGLSTMAHLGYPVIFDATHSVQLPGGMGTSSGGQREFVEPLIKAAVAVGCAGLFLEVHISPDEALCDGANMISVKELPDLLKRAISIDKQVKEG